acattatCAGGTGATACATAGTAGGTGGTAGGTTCAAGCGTCAAATGTTTTGATGAACACCTGTAAAAATCGCCTTCGTCCCAATCTGACCTCCTATCAACTTCGCTCTCTCAATTTGTCCTTCTCACCTCATATGATGCAGAACAGCTACATGTTCACATAGAGGCCCCGCTAAGTACTGCCTCTGGCACGGATGCTCTTATCTGTTTCTGCATCTgtgtattttctcctttttcctcacAAAATTATTCACTCAGCATGTGTCCCTTTGCAGTAATCTTAGGATGATTCCATCCCgttaaaataattcttttaaGAATGACCTATTGGTGACCCCAGTGACGCTTTTTTTGCACTTCTTTCGGGTGCTTATAAACATACCTTAGCGTCAACAAAAtggcaacaaaaaaagtggtcaaaaaaaaaaaaaaaaaaaaaaaaaaaaaagtgactcAATTGTACAAAAAGGTGACCACATGGACTACAAAATGACCGCTGCGGAAGGAAGAAGCGGCTAGGAGAAAAAGTGGAGGAACATTCAAACAgttagagaaaaaaaaaaaaaaaaaattcacaaataGGTTAAGAAGGGATAAGGCAGGATCCCATCTCTGATCCTAAAGCATTCTCAAGGACTCTAGCTTCATAGTTTCTACTACGGGGGAATACTGAGCTATAACTTTGGAAAGGGCAAAATGAAGAGCATCCTTGATCATTTCGCTTTGTGCTTTTAATAACTTCATTTGTAAATCTAGAATTTTCTGTCGCTCCAATTTTTCTGAAATGTCCCTTCTCTTTTGCATGTGCATCACCAGTTCGTCAATCGTGGGGTACCTGTCATTTcgccaaaaaggggaaggacgCATGTCATGTTGCATCCCCTTTATTTTGTATACTCTTACAGTCATTTCTATGAAGACACGAATATGCCGTGTCACTAAAAATGATCATAGAATACAGCATCACAAGGGGTATTTGTAGGGAGGTGTGCTAATATTTACCCATAATCCGTCTGgcttatttttacattcaatATGTTTCCGGTATCTTcgttttccccctcttctaTGAAAGATGTTTGCCTTTGGAAATTCTCCtgagaaaatgagaaagtgCCAGTGGTTTGTTCATACATTGGAAAGGCCCCCAATTGGAGTGGCAAACTAACAATCGCAAAATCATGAGGGTCTTATCGCTAGTGCGAAAGCTGAACACACAGTGACCACCTTTATCATCTGCTTTTCCTCTCGTTGTCCGAGCTCCTTCAGCTCCTTCGTCAGGGCACGGTGCACAAcctttaaagggggaagtaaAGATGTCGTTAAAATGTGGAACCAATTTGGAAACCAATTTAGAACCAAGGGTGGAGGTACATATGCTTGTGTTTCCCTTAGGGTACAGACTAAGGAGTGAAAATAAacataacaaaaaaagaaccgcATCGAACTGTCGCCAAGGCTAAATCACAATCACCTTCTTGTCAACCAAGAAGGGGTTCAGCTGCAGCTGGATCTGCTTCTCCAACTCCAGAATGGTTATGTCCGTCAAAATAGAGAATTCGGATAAGGCCATTTCGAACATCTGTCaagagagaagaaggaggacgGGCATTTATAAATTCCCTCCTCTCGACGCACATTTACAGGTAGGTGTTATACACATgcatagacatatacacacagatGCAACATTGGTATTTTTAGTGCCTTCTTCTGTAGAAGGGAAAGTAAAACAGTACCGCAACTTCCTCATCGGTTCTGTACTGctccatttcttccattttttcctttatctctACGCTGGGTTCAGTTAACTCTGAGAGCTGCGGATgaggaa
This DNA window, taken from Plasmodium knowlesi strain H genome assembly, chromosome: 13, encodes the following:
- a CDS encoding 41-3 protein, putative; protein product: MLFRLKFLVPCAVLASSILQIILCEDENMGWPIDYEFNSKTLPSIEVKLSPPENPLPQVAAEIKMLESARLKLEEGMMQKLEDEYNKSLSSSKIKIQDTVEKSLSIFNDPNMLGSVISNSVKTLRRENLRKIPENIPAKNNLKKLQKVNQATSGPLPPPELRKHTSFLEQNYVNRTLPSVKISLSELTEPSVEIKEKMEEMEQYRTDEEVAMFEMALSEFSILTDITILELEKQIQLQLNPFLVDKKVVHRALTKELKELGQREEKQMIKENFQRQTSFIEEGENEDTGNILNVKISQTDYGYPTIDELVMHMQKRRDISEKLERQKILDLQMKLLKAQSEMIKDALHFALSKVIAQYSPVVETMKLESLRML